One Actinomycetota bacterium genomic region harbors:
- the rlmN gene encoding 23S rRNA (adenine(2503)-C(2))-methyltransferase RlmN yields MSSAQLPGELVLEAPRRGRPPKHLLDLDAAERRAAVTELGLPAFRADQVSRQWLTRLSDDPDSWSDVPAAARTAIKDSLLPTVLTPVRVIACDEGQTVKTVWRLHDGALVESVLMRYPGRVTMCISSQAGCGMNCPFCATGQGGLQRNMSTAEIVEQVLAGARSLEREEIAGGPGRVSNIVFMGMGEPMANYNSVIGAIHRINDPSPGGMGIGARGITLSTVGLVPRMRQLADEGLPVTLAVSLHAPDDELRDTLVPINTRYPVQEVLDAAWEYADKTHRRVSIEYAMIKGVNDQAFRAEKLARLLEGELVHVNLIPLNPTPGSKWTASLPRDEAAFVRILRNRGVQVTVRDTRGREIDGACGQLAATTD; encoded by the coding sequence ATGAGTTCGGCGCAGCTGCCCGGAGAGCTGGTGCTTGAAGCCCCTAGACGCGGTCGACCGCCAAAGCATCTGCTCGATCTTGACGCAGCCGAACGTCGAGCTGCTGTAACTGAACTCGGTTTGCCGGCATTTCGTGCTGATCAAGTCTCGCGTCAGTGGCTCACCCGGCTTTCCGATGACCCCGACTCCTGGTCTGACGTTCCTGCCGCGGCGCGCACTGCGATCAAAGATTCACTACTGCCAACCGTGCTGACTCCCGTGCGAGTGATCGCCTGCGATGAAGGTCAGACCGTCAAGACGGTGTGGCGTTTGCATGATGGGGCTCTGGTCGAGAGCGTGTTAATGCGCTACCCCGGGCGAGTGACGATGTGCATTTCCAGCCAAGCAGGCTGCGGAATGAACTGTCCCTTCTGTGCTACAGGCCAAGGCGGACTACAACGCAATATGTCCACTGCCGAAATCGTCGAGCAGGTGCTTGCCGGAGCCCGCTCGCTGGAACGCGAGGAGATTGCCGGCGGTCCCGGCCGAGTCTCGAACATTGTGTTCATGGGCATGGGCGAGCCGATGGCGAACTACAACTCGGTGATCGGCGCAATCCATCGCATCAATGATCCCTCGCCTGGTGGCATGGGTATTGGCGCTCGCGGCATCACCCTTTCGACTGTCGGCCTTGTGCCGCGCATGCGCCAACTCGCAGATGAAGGTCTGCCTGTCACTCTGGCCGTCTCGCTGCACGCCCCCGACGATGAACTGCGCGACACCCTCGTGCCGATCAACACGCGCTACCCCGTGCAAGAAGTACTCGATGCGGCCTGGGAATATGCCGACAAGACGCACAGGCGAGTCAGCATCGAATACGCCATGATCAAAGGTGTCAACGATCAGGCCTTCCGCGCGGAGAAGCTTGCTCGACTGCTCGAAGGCGAGCTCGTGCATGTCAATCTCATCCCGTTGAATCCCACACCAGGATCGAAATGGACTGCCTCGCTGCCGCGCGACGAAGCGGCTTTTGTTCGCATCCTGCGCAACCGCGGAGTGCAGGTCACTGTCCGCGACACCCGCGGGCGCGAGATCGACGGGGCTTGCGGTCAGTTGGCTGCAACCACGGATTGA
- a CDS encoding potassium channel family protein, producing MSEPQAHRPKLNWDLFRVIGASMLRTVAGFIAIMWALSLVPETADYTLWRPIAIVIFGVAVYIYFFIRQLRRVENSKYPAVSGFEALILVAAMFLAFFAAVYVMMSASDPSSFSEPLDHFNSLYFALTVLATVGFGDITPVQSDARMVCMVQMAIDIVFIAVVIRAVTSAAQNSAAYRRSVSEGKPKSIVADL from the coding sequence ATGTCTGAACCCCAAGCTCATCGCCCGAAATTGAACTGGGACCTCTTCCGGGTCATCGGGGCATCAATGCTGCGCACGGTCGCCGGATTCATCGCCATCATGTGGGCGCTTTCCCTCGTTCCGGAGACAGCTGATTACACCCTGTGGCGTCCAATTGCCATCGTGATCTTCGGTGTTGCTGTGTATATCTATTTCTTCATTCGCCAACTGCGACGAGTGGAGAACTCCAAGTATCCAGCGGTGAGCGGCTTCGAAGCGCTCATTCTGGTTGCGGCGATGTTCTTGGCTTTCTTTGCTGCGGTCTATGTGATGATGTCGGCATCCGATCCCAGCTCATTCAGTGAGCCCCTTGATCACTTCAATTCCTTGTATTTCGCACTGACCGTTCTTGCCACTGTTGGCTTCGGTGACATCACCCCCGTCCAAAGTGATGCCCGCATGGTCTGCATGGTGCAGATGGCGATCGACATCGTGTTCATCGCCGTAGTTATTCGGGCTGTTACCAGTGCTGCTCAGAACTCGGCCGCTTATCGCCGAAGTGTTTCTGAAGGCAAGCCCAAGTCGATCGTCGCGGACCTCTAG
- a CDS encoding propionyl-CoA synthetase: MGAYSSAYERSSSDTEAFWLEAAQGVSWEQFPSSALDASSAPLYRWFPDGVLNSCYNAVDRHVESGRGDHTALIYDSPLAEAKRKISYAELLHEVSHFAGVLAELGVVHGDRVVIYMPMIPEAVTAMLACARLGAVHSVVFGGFAPAELAARIDDAAPRVIVSASCGIEPSRVIQYKPMLDEAIALSKSPPKATVIFQREQSPAELGPTDHDWLELMKSAQPHPCVPVAATDPLYILYTSGTTGKPKGVVRDNGGHAVAMTWSLPNIYDIGPDDVWWAASDVGWVVGHSYIVYAPLMVGATTVMFEGKPVGTPDAGAFWRVIEEYQVNGLFTAPTAIRAVKKEDPDALLLANYDISSLRTLFQAGERLDPDTYYWAHEHLGVPVIDNWWQTETGWPIAANLRGLEPMTVKPGSPSVAVPGFDVQVVDAEGRRVHSGAEGSIVIRLPMPPGTLPTLWGNDQWYIDSYLTSFPGYYTTGDGGLVDSDGYIYVMGRTDDVINVAGHRLSTGSMEAVVASHPLVAECAVIGVHDQLKGQIPRAFVVLKSGAEIEPAALQAQIVASIRSEIGAVASLKEVVIVPALPKTRSGKILRRTMRGIADGRPEVVPGTIEDIRVLEAITPLLAGTQ, from the coding sequence ATGGGTGCTTACAGCTCGGCATATGAACGCAGTTCGAGCGACACTGAGGCCTTTTGGCTTGAGGCTGCACAGGGCGTCAGCTGGGAGCAGTTCCCAAGTTCGGCCTTGGATGCCAGTTCTGCTCCCTTGTATCGCTGGTTTCCAGATGGAGTGCTGAACAGTTGTTACAACGCGGTCGATCGCCACGTCGAATCGGGCCGTGGGGATCACACGGCGCTGATCTACGACAGCCCCCTAGCCGAAGCAAAACGGAAGATCTCTTATGCCGAATTGCTGCATGAGGTGAGTCACTTCGCAGGGGTGCTTGCTGAACTCGGTGTTGTGCACGGAGATCGAGTCGTGATCTACATGCCGATGATCCCCGAGGCAGTCACGGCGATGTTGGCGTGTGCTCGGCTGGGTGCAGTTCACTCTGTCGTATTTGGCGGCTTCGCCCCAGCAGAACTCGCGGCACGCATAGATGATGCGGCCCCGCGAGTAATCGTCTCGGCTTCATGCGGGATCGAGCCAAGTCGAGTCATCCAATACAAGCCGATGCTCGATGAGGCGATCGCCCTGAGCAAGTCACCGCCCAAGGCAACAGTCATCTTTCAGCGCGAGCAATCACCAGCCGAGCTTGGCCCGACAGACCACGACTGGCTGGAACTCATGAAGTCGGCTCAGCCACATCCTTGTGTGCCAGTGGCGGCAACTGACCCGCTGTACATCCTCTATACCTCCGGTACTACCGGTAAGCCGAAGGGCGTTGTACGCGACAACGGCGGGCACGCGGTTGCGATGACCTGGTCCTTGCCGAATATCTACGACATTGGCCCCGACGACGTGTGGTGGGCAGCTTCGGACGTGGGCTGGGTGGTCGGCCACTCATACATCGTCTACGCCCCGCTGATGGTTGGAGCGACCACAGTCATGTTTGAAGGAAAGCCAGTGGGCACTCCTGATGCTGGCGCCTTCTGGAGAGTCATCGAGGAGTACCAGGTCAACGGCCTGTTCACAGCGCCCACGGCAATTCGCGCAGTCAAGAAAGAAGATCCTGACGCTCTGCTGCTCGCCAATTACGACATCAGTTCTCTGCGCACCCTGTTTCAGGCGGGGGAGCGCCTGGACCCTGACACCTATTACTGGGCCCATGAACATCTCGGAGTTCCAGTGATCGACAACTGGTGGCAGACCGAAACTGGATGGCCTATTGCCGCCAACCTTCGCGGTTTGGAGCCGATGACCGTCAAGCCCGGTTCGCCATCTGTTGCCGTTCCCGGATTCGATGTTCAGGTTGTCGATGCCGAAGGCCGGCGCGTGCATTCCGGAGCCGAAGGTTCAATCGTCATTAGACTCCCAATGCCGCCGGGCACCTTGCCAACGCTGTGGGGCAATGACCAGTGGTACATCGACTCCTACCTCACGAGCTTCCCCGGCTACTACACCACCGGTGATGGCGGTCTCGTTGATTCTGATGGCTACATCTACGTCATGGGACGCACTGACGATGTGATCAATGTGGCGGGGCATCGTCTTTCCACCGGTTCGATGGAGGCAGTGGTTGCATCGCATCCGCTGGTCGCCGAATGCGCAGTAATTGGTGTGCACGATCAGCTCAAGGGCCAGATCCCTCGCGCCTTCGTTGTGCTGAAATCTGGCGCTGAGATTGAGCCGGCCGCTCTGCAAGCGCAGATCGTCGCGTCAATCCGGTCAGAGATTGGCGCAGTCGCGTCGTTGAAGGAAGTCGTCATTGTTCCTGCGCTGCCCAAGACCCGCTCAGGCAAGATCTTGCGCCGCACGATGCGGGGTATTGCCGATGGACGCCCTGAAGTTGTCCCCGGCACTATTGAGGACATCCGAGTGCTGGAGGCGATTACTCCGCTCCTGGCCGGGACGCAATAA
- a CDS encoding aspartate aminotransferase family protein has translation MTTPASESPTHDSSYADRARRHLWMHFTRHAPLLDGEELPVIVKGDGCYIWDDKGRRYLDGISSLFNVQVGHGRAELAQAAARQASELAFFPIWGLAHPRAIELAERLAHLAPGDLNRIFFTASGGEAVESAWKLAKQYYKLTGKPGKHKVISRAVAYHGTPHGALSLTGIPAAKVPFEPLVPSAIRVPNTNFYRAPLHLREDLFAFGQWAANRIAEAIEFEGADTVAAVILEPVQNSGGCFTPPPGYLERVREICNQYDVLLIADETITSFGRIGSTFAMARFGVTPDIITCAKGLTSGYAPLGAMIASERLFEPFSHGTNTFLHGFTWGGHPVSAAVALANLDIFEREGLNQRVLDNEALFARKLNELRDLPIVGDVRGTGYFYGIELVKDKATRETFTDDESERLLRGYVSKAMFSNGLYCRSDDRGDPVVQVAPPLIAGEEQFDEMTQILREVLTQAWNII, from the coding sequence ATGACTACTCCAGCAAGCGAGTCACCGACACATGACTCTTCGTATGCAGATCGTGCACGCAGGCACTTGTGGATGCACTTCACTCGACATGCTCCATTGCTCGACGGCGAGGAACTGCCCGTCATCGTCAAGGGTGACGGCTGCTACATCTGGGACGATAAAGGTCGTCGTTACCTTGATGGCATCTCCAGTTTGTTCAATGTGCAGGTCGGCCACGGAAGAGCCGAACTGGCCCAAGCTGCTGCACGACAAGCATCGGAGTTGGCTTTCTTTCCGATCTGGGGCCTTGCGCATCCGCGGGCAATAGAGCTGGCCGAAAGACTCGCGCACCTAGCACCTGGAGATCTCAATCGAATCTTCTTCACAGCCAGCGGTGGCGAGGCAGTCGAATCGGCCTGGAAGTTGGCAAAGCAGTACTACAAATTGACGGGAAAGCCAGGCAAGCACAAGGTGATCAGCCGTGCAGTGGCCTATCACGGCACGCCACACGGAGCCCTTTCGCTCACCGGCATTCCCGCTGCCAAGGTGCCATTTGAGCCATTGGTACCGAGCGCTATCCGGGTGCCGAATACCAATTTCTATCGAGCACCTTTGCATCTGCGCGAGGATCTCTTCGCATTTGGCCAGTGGGCGGCGAATCGCATTGCCGAAGCCATCGAATTCGAAGGCGCCGACACCGTTGCCGCAGTGATTCTGGAGCCGGTGCAGAACTCGGGTGGGTGTTTCACCCCTCCCCCGGGTTATCTGGAACGGGTGCGGGAAATTTGCAACCAATACGACGTGCTGCTGATCGCCGACGAGACCATCACATCATTTGGTCGCATCGGTTCCACCTTTGCCATGGCGCGCTTCGGCGTCACTCCCGACATCATCACTTGCGCCAAGGGCCTGACATCTGGTTACGCGCCGCTTGGTGCGATGATCGCCAGCGAGCGACTATTCGAACCCTTTAGCCATGGCACGAATACCTTCCTGCACGGCTTCACCTGGGGTGGGCATCCTGTTTCTGCAGCCGTAGCCCTGGCCAATCTCGACATTTTCGAGCGCGAAGGCTTAAACCAACGAGTGCTCGACAACGAAGCTCTCTTCGCAAGGAAGCTCAACGAACTGCGCGATCTGCCGATCGTGGGAGACGTTCGCGGGACCGGCTATTTCTACGGAATCGAACTCGTCAAAGACAAGGCGACTCGCGAAACCTTCACTGACGATGAGTCCGAACGACTCTTGCGCGGCTATGTGTCCAAGGCAATGTTCAGCAATGGTCTGTACTGCCGCTCCGATGATCGTGGAGATCCTGTAGTCCAGGTGGCTCCGCCACTGATTGCGGGAGAGGAGCAATTCGACGAGATGACGCAGATCCTTCGCGAGGTGCTGACCCAGGCGTGGAACATCATCTGA
- a CDS encoding Lrp/AsnC family transcriptional regulator — protein MARKARTVVVDEASRSIIEQLQEDGRRPYASIGKAVGLSEAAVRQRVQRLTEAGVMQIVAVADPAALGFSRSAMVGIKVLGDIEAVADELDAMPEIDYLVICAGSYDLLAELVVNDDEELLDLINGRIRAVIGVQSTETFVYLKLRKQIYTWGTR, from the coding sequence ATGGCCCGCAAAGCGCGAACTGTGGTGGTCGATGAGGCATCCCGCTCGATCATCGAGCAGCTGCAAGAAGACGGTCGACGGCCTTATGCCTCGATAGGCAAAGCCGTCGGTCTTTCTGAGGCGGCCGTGCGCCAGCGAGTGCAGAGACTGACCGAAGCAGGCGTCATGCAAATTGTCGCGGTTGCCGACCCCGCAGCCCTGGGCTTCTCGCGCTCAGCGATGGTCGGCATCAAGGTGCTCGGCGACATCGAGGCAGTTGCCGACGAGTTGGACGCAATGCCCGAAATCGACTACCTCGTGATTTGCGCGGGCTCCTACGACCTCCTGGCAGAACTGGTCGTCAATGACGATGAGGAACTGCTCGACCTCATCAATGGGCGCATACGCGCGGTGATCGGCGTGCAGTCAACTGAGACTTTCGTCTATCTCAAACTTCGCAAGCAGATCTACACGTGGGGAACCCGATGA
- a CDS encoding gamma-aminobutyraldehyde dehydrogenase has product MTQRMLRNVVNGELLDSTGDRTDLVNPTTGEIFASSPNSSASEVDTAYQAAQRAFPSWRDATPAVRQKALLAIADVLEAHGEELVALESENTGKPIPVTMTEELPPMIDQLRFFAGAARMLEGRSAGEYMAGFTSIIRREPVGVIGQVTPWNYPMMMAVWKFAPAIAAGNTVVLKPSDTTPVTTIRMAELIAETGALPAGVFNVVCGDRETGRALVEHKIPSMVSITGSVRAGMNVAESAARDLKRSHLELGGKAPVVVFEDADIQAAAEWIAVAGYFNAGQDCTAATRLLVADSIYDEFMSALTDQALAMHTTYADGPSGEGFIPPVNNAAQCERVLGFIDRKPRHAEILVGGSRQGDRGFFIEPTIIANLEQQDEMIQQEIFGPVITAQSFADEAEALQMANDVEFGLAASVWTSNLGRSLRMSKYLDFGTVWINTHIPLIAEMPHGGFKHSGYGKDLSMYGFEDYTRIKHVMASLDS; this is encoded by the coding sequence ATGACTCAGCGCATGCTTCGCAATGTTGTCAACGGAGAACTGTTGGACTCCACCGGCGATCGGACCGATTTGGTCAACCCGACCACTGGCGAGATCTTTGCTTCATCCCCGAACAGCTCTGCAAGCGAAGTGGACACGGCCTATCAGGCGGCACAGCGCGCCTTCCCGAGTTGGCGCGATGCCACCCCGGCTGTTCGGCAGAAGGCACTGCTCGCCATCGCCGATGTTCTTGAGGCGCATGGTGAAGAGCTGGTGGCATTGGAGAGCGAGAACACAGGTAAGCCGATTCCGGTCACCATGACCGAGGAGCTGCCACCGATGATCGACCAGCTCCGATTCTTCGCCGGCGCGGCGCGGATGCTTGAGGGTCGCTCCGCTGGCGAGTACATGGCGGGCTTCACGTCAATCATTCGACGCGAACCTGTCGGAGTCATCGGTCAGGTCACGCCGTGGAACTACCCGATGATGATGGCAGTCTGGAAATTCGCCCCGGCGATCGCGGCCGGGAACACCGTCGTGCTCAAGCCGAGCGATACGACTCCGGTCACCACTATTCGGATGGCTGAGCTCATTGCTGAAACTGGGGCCTTGCCTGCCGGTGTGTTCAATGTTGTCTGCGGTGATCGAGAGACCGGTCGCGCCCTTGTCGAACACAAGATTCCGAGCATGGTTTCAATCACAGGCTCTGTGCGAGCAGGGATGAATGTCGCCGAATCAGCCGCTCGCGATCTCAAGCGAAGTCATCTTGAGCTCGGCGGCAAAGCCCCAGTTGTGGTTTTCGAAGACGCCGATATTCAGGCGGCTGCCGAGTGGATCGCCGTCGCTGGCTATTTCAACGCCGGGCAAGACTGCACCGCCGCTACGCGGTTGCTTGTGGCGGACAGCATCTACGACGAGTTCATGTCGGCGCTCACCGATCAGGCACTTGCCATGCACACCACCTATGCCGATGGTCCCAGCGGCGAAGGCTTCATCCCGCCGGTGAACAACGCTGCTCAATGCGAGCGAGTCCTGGGGTTCATCGACAGAAAGCCACGGCACGCGGAGATCCTTGTCGGAGGCTCGCGACAGGGAGATCGCGGCTTCTTCATCGAGCCCACGATCATTGCGAATCTGGAACAACAAGACGAAATGATCCAGCAGGAGATCTTCGGCCCTGTCATCACTGCGCAAAGTTTCGCTGACGAAGCTGAGGCTCTGCAAATGGCGAATGACGTTGAGTTCGGACTTGCAGCAAGCGTGTGGACTTCAAATCTCGGGCGATCGCTGCGGATGTCCAAGTATCTCGACTTTGGCACCGTATGGATCAACACGCACATTCCGTTGATCGCTGAAATGCCACACGGTGGTTTCAAGCACTCGGGCTACGGCAAGGATCTTTCGATGTACGGCTTTGAGGATTACACGCGAATCAAACACGTGATGGCCAGCCTCGACAGTTAG
- a CDS encoding saccharopine dehydrogenase C-terminal domain-containing protein encodes MRVLAIGAGGVGTAAALIAKRRDYFESWLIADYDFARVTSLVGRVADARFSGEQVDASNAKVIAEIIGKHGITHVLNVVDPRFVLPIFNACALMGVNYLDTAMSLSRPHPERPFEEPGIKLGDAQFEQSEQWHGRGQLALCGMGVEPGLADVFARYAADHLFSEIEEIGIRDGANLSVDGYDFAPSFSIWTTIEECLNPPLIWEKDRGWFTTEPFSEAEIFEFPEGIGPVECVNVEHEEVVLVPRWIDCKRVTFKYGLGREFIDVLKTLHQLGLDRTEPINVKGAMVSPRDLLAAALPDPASIGSLMHGKTCAGTWVKGLGKDGLPKEVYLYHVADNEWTMKEYGVQAVVWQTAMNPVIALELLATRAWEGTGVLGPEAFDSVPFLDLMSTGYGQAFGLRD; translated from the coding sequence ATGCGCGTTCTTGCGATTGGCGCCGGAGGTGTTGGCACGGCTGCTGCATTGATCGCAAAGCGGCGTGATTATTTCGAATCTTGGCTGATCGCGGACTATGACTTCGCTCGGGTGACTTCGCTGGTCGGGCGTGTAGCTGATGCTCGATTCAGTGGCGAGCAGGTTGATGCCTCCAATGCCAAAGTCATTGCGGAAATCATCGGCAAGCACGGCATCACCCATGTCCTGAACGTTGTGGATCCGCGATTTGTGCTGCCGATCTTTAACGCGTGCGCGCTGATGGGAGTGAACTATCTCGACACTGCCATGAGTCTTTCGCGGCCACACCCAGAGCGCCCTTTTGAGGAGCCTGGCATCAAACTGGGCGATGCACAGTTTGAGCAGTCCGAGCAGTGGCATGGGCGTGGCCAATTGGCGCTGTGTGGCATGGGCGTAGAGCCGGGATTGGCGGATGTATTCGCCCGCTATGCCGCCGATCACCTCTTCAGCGAGATCGAGGAGATCGGCATCCGCGATGGTGCCAATCTGAGCGTGGACGGCTACGACTTTGCGCCCAGCTTTTCCATCTGGACAACCATCGAGGAGTGCCTCAACCCGCCTTTGATATGGGAGAAGGATCGCGGATGGTTTACGACTGAGCCATTCAGCGAAGCCGAGATCTTTGAATTTCCCGAAGGCATCGGGCCAGTTGAATGCGTGAACGTCGAACATGAGGAGGTCGTCCTCGTCCCGCGATGGATTGACTGCAAGAGGGTCACGTTCAAGTATGGGCTCGGACGAGAGTTCATTGATGTGCTCAAGACTTTGCATCAACTAGGTCTGGATCGCACCGAGCCGATCAACGTCAAGGGCGCGATGGTCAGCCCCCGCGATCTGCTTGCCGCGGCGCTCCCAGATCCGGCCAGCATCGGTTCATTGATGCACGGAAAGACTTGTGCCGGCACTTGGGTGAAAGGTCTTGGCAAGGACGGTCTGCCGAAAGAGGTCTATCTCTATCACGTAGCCGACAACGAGTGGACCATGAAGGAATACGGCGTGCAGGCCGTCGTCTGGCAAACGGCAATGAATCCCGTGATCGCTCTCGAGCTCTTGGCTACCAGGGCTTGGGAAGGCACTGGCGTGCTGGGCCCCGAAGCATTTGACTCAGTGCCCTTCCTTGATCTGATGAGCACGGGATACGGCCAGGCATTCGGTCTGCGTGACTGA
- a CDS encoding aldehyde dehydrogenase family protein gives MRSYPARLWPAWVAGSAVDIGNVVEVRHPGDGSVVGTYIAPSLQEVEQAVTAAAAVKDAARATTAAQRAAALLHVSQRLEARLDEAAWLITAENGKPIMWARAEAQRAVSTFRWAAEEARRFGGELQRLDTEVVTKGRAAIIRRFPYGPVLGISPFNFPINLVAHKLAPALAVGAPIVLKPAPATPLGALLLGELLAETDLPPGMWSVLPVGNEVAPVLVQDPRLPVISFTGSDVVGFAIQESAPRKHVILELGGNAAAIVLADYATDADLEWAATRIATFGYYQAGQSCVAVQQVMIDSTLLARFLPLLQSKVAALATGSPWEESTVVGPLISESAAERVEQWIIEAVASGARVLVGGGRSGTSVQPTLLIDVDPQSRIATQEVFGPVVSVQAITGLADAIERVNSSRFGLQTGVFTHQIQAAFRAHRDLEVGGVVIGDVPSFRSDQMPYGGVKDSGSGREGLRAAMNDFTYERVLVLSDLDL, from the coding sequence ATGAGAAGCTATCCCGCGCGATTGTGGCCCGCCTGGGTCGCTGGCAGTGCAGTCGATATCGGCAATGTCGTCGAGGTGCGTCACCCCGGCGATGGCTCGGTTGTTGGCACGTATATCGCGCCCTCGCTGCAGGAGGTTGAGCAGGCAGTCACTGCCGCGGCAGCGGTGAAGGATGCGGCAAGAGCAACGACGGCTGCGCAACGCGCGGCTGCGCTGCTGCACGTGAGCCAGCGGTTGGAAGCGCGTCTGGACGAAGCCGCCTGGCTCATCACCGCTGAGAACGGCAAGCCGATCATGTGGGCCCGCGCAGAAGCACAACGCGCAGTTTCGACTTTCCGCTGGGCTGCTGAGGAGGCTCGTAGATTTGGTGGCGAGCTTCAAAGACTCGATACCGAAGTCGTGACAAAAGGCAGAGCCGCAATCATTCGAAGATTTCCCTATGGCCCGGTGCTGGGAATTTCACCATTCAATTTCCCAATCAATCTGGTCGCACACAAACTTGCGCCGGCGCTCGCTGTGGGTGCGCCTATCGTTTTAAAGCCAGCTCCAGCGACCCCATTGGGCGCACTGTTGCTGGGTGAGTTGCTCGCTGAAACCGACCTTCCGCCAGGCATGTGGTCGGTATTGCCAGTCGGCAACGAGGTAGCACCCGTGCTCGTGCAGGATCCGCGCTTGCCGGTCATCTCCTTCACAGGTTCCGACGTCGTAGGTTTCGCTATTCAGGAATCAGCTCCACGCAAGCACGTGATCCTGGAACTCGGCGGCAATGCTGCCGCAATCGTGCTCGCCGATTATGCGACTGACGCCGATCTTGAATGGGCGGCCACTCGCATCGCCACCTTCGGCTATTACCAAGCAGGGCAGTCATGCGTGGCAGTGCAGCAAGTGATGATCGATTCCACCTTGCTCGCTCGATTCCTTCCTCTGCTCCAGTCCAAGGTCGCAGCACTGGCCACGGGTTCGCCTTGGGAAGAGTCAACAGTCGTCGGCCCTTTGATCAGCGAAAGTGCGGCTGAGAGAGTGGAACAGTGGATCATCGAGGCGGTGGCTTCAGGAGCTCGCGTGCTGGTCGGTGGCGGACGATCTGGCACTTCTGTCCAACCAACCTTGCTGATCGATGTCGATCCCCAATCCCGCATTGCGACCCAGGAGGTATTCGGTCCCGTGGTTTCGGTTCAGGCGATAACCGGACTGGCCGACGCAATCGAACGTGTCAACAGTTCGCGATTTGGACTGCAGACAGGTGTATTCACTCACCAGATTCAGGCTGCCTTTCGCGCACATCGCGATCTTGAGGTGGGCGGGGTCGTCATCGGCGATGTTCCGAGTTTCCGCTCAGACCAGATGCCCTACGGGGGAGTGAAGGACTCAGGCTCCGGCCGCGAGGGGTTGCGGGCAGCGATGAACGACTTCACATATGAGCGAGTCCTTGTCCTATCGGATTTGGATCTGTAG
- the dxr gene encoding 1-deoxy-D-xylulose-5-phosphate reductoisomerase, with amino-acid sequence MRSVVILGSTGSIGTQALDVAMRNPELFRILGLGASGRNLEVIAEQAALFDVEVVALTQAAGADDFRAAFSQALTRVGLAQRSISVLCGASAQAELGSWPCDVVLNGLAGAAGLVPTLEALKAGRTLALANKESLIIGGDLVRAVSKPGQIVPVDSEHSALAQALLGGTRPEVSRLLLTASGGPFRGWSPQALESVTPEQALKHPTWTMGPLVTINSATLMNKGLEVIEAHLLFDVPFDQIDVVIHPQSIVHSMVEFVDGSTLAQASPPDMRLPIALGMSWPDRVPGAIPGCDWTQAATWEFFPVDPLAFPAIDLARTAGAAGGTAPAVFNAADEACVAAFLDRALAFPQIVRTVSEVLAEHLDGGDGREGSALVTGNSLTLHDVELADAWARRRALEVASVFAEGVR; translated from the coding sequence ATGCGCTCGGTTGTCATCCTTGGCTCGACAGGTTCGATCGGAACCCAGGCTCTGGATGTGGCGATGCGAAATCCAGAGCTCTTCCGGATCCTCGGATTGGGAGCCAGCGGGCGAAATCTGGAAGTCATTGCTGAGCAGGCGGCGCTGTTCGACGTTGAGGTTGTGGCACTGACTCAGGCCGCAGGTGCAGACGACTTTCGAGCCGCTTTCTCGCAGGCTTTGACTCGCGTCGGACTGGCTCAACGATCGATCTCGGTGCTGTGTGGAGCCTCAGCACAGGCGGAACTGGGCTCATGGCCCTGCGATGTCGTCCTCAATGGACTCGCAGGCGCAGCTGGTCTGGTGCCCACCCTTGAAGCGCTGAAAGCTGGCCGCACCCTTGCGCTTGCAAACAAAGAATCGTTGATCATCGGTGGCGATCTTGTTCGTGCCGTGTCCAAGCCTGGTCAGATCGTGCCGGTTGATTCTGAGCACTCAGCACTGGCACAAGCGTTGCTGGGCGGCACCCGGCCAGAGGTGAGTCGGCTATTGCTGACTGCATCGGGCGGACCCTTTCGCGGCTGGTCGCCCCAAGCCCTGGAATCGGTTACTCCTGAACAAGCACTGAAGCATCCGACCTGGACGATGGGGCCACTTGTCACGATTAACTCCGCCACCCTGATGAACAAGGGACTTGAAGTCATTGAGGCACATCTGCTGTTTGACGTGCCCTTCGATCAAATCGACGTAGTGATTCACCCGCAATCAATTGTGCATTCGATGGTTGAGTTCGTGGACGGATCGACTCTGGCGCAGGCCAGTCCGCCGGACATGCGGCTGCCCATCGCTCTTGGTATGTCGTGGCCTGATCGAGTGCCAGGCGCAATTCCTGGATGCGATTGGACTCAAGCTGCCACTTGGGAATTCTTCCCGGTCGATCCGCTTGCCTTTCCTGCGATCGATCTTGCTCGCACTGCCGGCGCAGCCGGGGGCACAGCTCCCGCAGTTTTCAATGCCGCGGACGAAGCATGCGTCGCTGCATTCTTGGATCGAGCCCTAGCATTTCCTCAGATCGTGCGAACGGTCAGCGAAGTCCTTGCCGAACACCTCGATGGTGGCGATGGGCGTGAGGGATCCGCGCTCGTCACGGGGAACTCCCTGACCTTGCACGACGTCGAACTGGCGGATGCCTGGGCTCGTAGGCGAGCCCTGGAAGTGGCTTCGGTGTTCGCGGAAGGAGTGCGCTAA